In the Candidatus Aegiribacteria sp. genome, ATATTCAGTACCGCATCGGGAATGGAGCTTCCCTACAATGCTGTTCTTACTGAGGATAATAACCAGTGGAAAGTAACGAATTTCATGGGGCTTAACAGCTTCCCCTGATCGACATTCCCCATCGCGTTTACTCATATCAGTTATTCAACCAGGAGCATGGTATACTATGAGGCGGATAGAGGTTTCTATTGTATTCTCCTGTTTGTATCATAATATCGAAAATTTGGTGCTTCAAATTCTGAGGAAACGGAGTTGATAATGTTCACCAGTACAGCCGTCTGGCAGGGAGGCCTTGAATTTTCAATAAGCCAGGACGATCACAAATTCACTATCGATGGATCCGCCGAACACGGCGGTCAGGATCAAGGGCCAAGACCCAAGAATCTTTTACTTACAGCCCTGATTGGCTGTACAGGCATGGACGCGGTTTCCATCCTTGAAAAAATGAAAGTAAAGGATTTCGAGCTTACCGTAAAAGCCAGTGCTGAAACCACTGAAAAACACCCTAAAATATTCAAATACATAAATATCGAGTTCATTTTCACCGGCAGGGATCTACCGCGCACTAAAATTGAACGGGCTGTAAGTCTTTCTCAGGAGAAATATTGCGGTGTTAGTGAGATGCTCAGGGGGAAAGTGGAACTCAGCTACGATATCATCATTGAAGAACCCTGAAAAACATATGAATCCTGAAAATGTTTTAATACTCGATTATTCAGTGGATCGTTCAGAGGCGCCTCTTTTTAGAAGATGGTTCCCTGATGGGTGCAATTCAACAGCGGTTTATGTCTATTTTGGTGAAAGTCTTCCCGACCCTCTTGGGTATTCACATGTGATGCACACAGGATCCAGCTTATCCATATGTTCAGATGCGGAATTCCTTGATGGTGCGGAAGGGATTGTAAGAAAGTGTGTTGCGGAGGGCATTCCTCAGATGGGTGTCTGTTACGGTCATCAGCTGATCTGTAGAGCTCTTTTGGGTTCGTCAGCTGTCAGCAGCTGTCCGGGCGGCCTGGAGGCTGGCTGGATTGATGTGGAAATAGCCGGTGCCGGGTTGCAGATACCTGGAATCGCACCTGTTTCCAGAGTTCTTCAATCACATTTTGACAGAGTTCTTACTATTCCTGAAACGGCTTCCGTAATAGCGAAGAACGGTCATACAGCAATCCAGGCATTTATTGACAGGAAGAAGAACCTTTTCAGTATGCAGTTCCATCCTGAATTCAGCCGCAGTGAAGGTAACAGATTCTTTTCTAAGGAGGTCAGACTCCTGAAGGATAACGGCATTGATCTGCAGTCGGTGCTTGATGATGGACCGTCAATTGACACGGGAAACGTTTTCTTCGGATATTTTCT is a window encoding:
- a CDS encoding type 1 glutamine amidotransferase, which codes for MNPENVLILDYSVDRSEAPLFRRWFPDGCNSTAVYVYFGESLPDPLGYSHVMHTGSSLSICSDAEFLDGAEGIVRKCVAEGIPQMGVCYGHQLICRALLGSSAVSSCPGGLEAGWIDVEIAGAGLQIPGIAPVSRVLQSHFDRVLTIPETASVIAKNGHTAIQAFIDRKKNLFSMQFHPEFSRSEGNRFFSKEVRLLKDNGIDLQSVLDDGPSIDTGNVFFGYFLSTFGCPGESIHYRFDRYERLDK
- a CDS encoding OsmC family protein → MFTSTAVWQGGLEFSISQDDHKFTIDGSAEHGGQDQGPRPKNLLLTALIGCTGMDAVSILEKMKVKDFELTVKASAETTEKHPKIFKYINIEFIFTGRDLPRTKIERAVSLSQEKYCGVSEMLRGKVELSYDIIIEEP